The following coding sequences lie in one Aquabacterium olei genomic window:
- a CDS encoding amino acid ABC transporter ATP-binding protein, giving the protein MSTPQPFITVQQVQKAFGAHQVLRNVSTHFDAGKVTVILGSSGSGKSTLLRMLNRLEKHDSGTITVDGIEVSDDAKALNALRREVGMVFQQFNLFPHLTVLDNVTRAPRRVRGTPKAEAEAKAMELLRKVGMEAHAHKHPFALSGGQQQRVAIARALAMEPKVMLFDEPTSALDPEMVKEVLDVMKQLARSGMTMIIVTHEMGFAREVADRVLFLNQGEILQDRPPEAFFDQQDNPRIRAFLGQIAH; this is encoded by the coding sequence ATGAGCACCCCGCAACCGTTCATCACCGTGCAGCAGGTGCAGAAGGCCTTCGGGGCGCATCAGGTGCTGCGCAACGTCAGCACGCATTTCGACGCGGGCAAGGTCACGGTCATCCTGGGCTCATCGGGCTCGGGCAAGAGCACGCTGCTGCGCATGCTGAACCGCCTGGAGAAGCACGACAGCGGCACCATCACCGTCGATGGCATCGAGGTGAGCGACGACGCCAAGGCTTTGAATGCCCTGCGCCGTGAGGTCGGCATGGTGTTCCAGCAGTTCAATCTGTTCCCCCACCTGACCGTGCTCGACAACGTGACGCGCGCGCCCCGCCGTGTGCGTGGCACGCCCAAGGCCGAAGCCGAAGCCAAGGCCATGGAGCTGCTGCGCAAGGTCGGCATGGAAGCCCATGCGCACAAGCACCCGTTTGCACTTTCGGGCGGGCAGCAGCAGCGCGTGGCCATTGCCCGCGCGCTGGCCATGGAGCCCAAGGTCATGCTGTTCGACGAGCCCACATCGGCCCTCGACCCGGAAATGGTCAAGGAAGTGCTGGACGTGATGAAGCAGCTCGCGCGCAGCGGCATGACGATGATCATCGTCACCCACGAAATGGGCTTTGCCCGCGAGGTGGCCGACCGGGTTCTGTTTCTGAACCAGGGCGAGATCCTGCAGGACCGACCGCCCGAGGCCTTCTTCGACCAACAGGACAACCCACGCATCCGAGCCTTCCTCGGCCAGATCGCGCACTGA
- a CDS encoding amino acid ABC transporter permease — protein sequence MLTLPGWPAGWSRSTRSNATMVVASAALVLFLWLMAIPLSWAPEPIGPAARDFADGTLITVELTIVSGLAGIAIGLVAAMGKLSRVAPVRWLASFYIWVVRGTPLLVQVLFVYFALPALIPSLRLSDFTSACIALALNIGAYNAEAIRSGMQAVPKGQTEAARSLGMSAWHTFLDIVFPQAMKISLPSLVNNIVSLLKDSSLAYTIGVVELTNVGNRIQAATFQPMSTLVTTACIYLVLTTMLTQISDAIEHRYDVEGRRP from the coding sequence ATGCTGACCCTGCCTGGCTGGCCCGCCGGCTGGAGCAGGTCGACCCGCAGCAACGCCACCATGGTGGTGGCGAGTGCTGCGCTCGTCCTGTTCCTCTGGCTGATGGCCATTCCCCTGTCGTGGGCGCCCGAGCCCATCGGCCCGGCCGCGCGCGATTTCGCCGACGGCACGCTGATCACCGTCGAGCTCACGATCGTCTCCGGCCTGGCGGGCATCGCCATCGGCCTCGTGGCCGCGATGGGCAAGCTCTCGCGCGTGGCGCCGGTGCGCTGGCTGGCCTCGTTCTACATCTGGGTCGTGCGGGGCACGCCGCTGCTGGTGCAGGTGCTGTTCGTGTACTTCGCGCTGCCCGCGCTGATCCCCTCGCTGCGGCTGAGCGACTTCACCTCGGCCTGCATTGCACTGGCGCTCAACATCGGCGCCTACAACGCCGAGGCCATCCGCTCGGGCATGCAGGCCGTGCCCAAGGGGCAGACGGAAGCCGCCCGCTCGCTGGGCATGTCGGCCTGGCACACCTTTCTCGACATCGTCTTCCCGCAGGCGATGAAGATCTCGCTGCCTTCGCTGGTGAACAACATCGTGTCGCTGCTGAAGGACTCGTCGCTGGCCTACACCATCGGCGTGGTCGAGCTGACCAACGTCGGCAACCGCATCCAGGCTGCCACCTTCCAGCCAATGTCGACGCTGGTGACCACGGCCTGCATCTACCTCGTGCTGACGACCATGCTCACGCAGATCTCGGACGCCATCGAGCACCGCTACGACGTGGAGGGCCGCCGGCCATGA
- a CDS encoding ABC transporter substrate-binding protein, with protein sequence MTQPGKWIRRGALIAVSLMAALGAQARSFDDIKKDGKILVATEGQFPPFNYFQGTKLTGFEVELAELVAHKMGVTIEWKALGFDALLAGLRQDRWDLVIASHGVTDERAKAVTFANPHYCSGGQVIALDPAIRTGADLAGKVVAVQTGTTYLESVKKLPGIKEVKNFPKDTDARTALLSQRVDAWVSDRFVAKQALAAAPNAGMKAGEMVFIERIAAAVAKGNQSVAAGYNKALAEVMADGSYAALSKKYFNEDVRCK encoded by the coding sequence ATGACGCAACCCGGCAAGTGGATTCGACGCGGCGCGCTGATCGCCGTCAGCCTGATGGCTGCTCTGGGCGCACAGGCCCGCAGCTTCGATGACATCAAGAAGGACGGCAAGATCCTCGTCGCCACAGAGGGTCAGTTTCCCCCGTTCAACTACTTCCAGGGCACCAAGCTCACCGGCTTCGAGGTCGAGCTGGCCGAACTGGTGGCGCACAAGATGGGCGTCACCATCGAGTGGAAGGCGCTGGGCTTTGACGCGCTGCTGGCCGGCCTGCGTCAGGACCGCTGGGACCTGGTGATCGCCTCGCACGGCGTCACCGATGAGCGCGCCAAGGCCGTCACGTTCGCGAATCCGCACTACTGCTCGGGCGGTCAGGTGATCGCGCTCGATCCCGCCATCCGCACCGGTGCCGACCTCGCCGGCAAGGTCGTGGCCGTGCAGACGGGCACCACCTACCTCGAGAGCGTCAAGAAGCTGCCCGGCATCAAGGAAGTGAAGAACTTCCCGAAGGACACCGACGCACGCACTGCCCTGCTGAGCCAGCGGGTCGACGCCTGGGTGAGCGACCGCTTTGTGGCCAAGCAGGCTCTGGCCGCCGCCCCGAACGCCGGCATGAAGGCGGGTGAGATGGTCTTCATCGAGCGCATTGCCGCTGCCGTGGCCAAGGGCAACCAGAGCGTGGCCGCGGGCTACAACAAGGCCCTGGCCGAGGTGATGGCCGACGGCAGCTATGCCGCGCTCTCGAAGAAGTACTTCAACGAAGACGTTCGTTGCAAGTAA
- the rocF gene encoding arginase has protein sequence MIHPDIQGVTLIGVPTDVGAGSIGARMGPSALRVAGIAQAIRNFGLDVRDSGDLHGPDNPWEPAVDGFRHLPEVVRWNELLHDAVFAELDSGRLPIVLGGDHCLGIGSISAVARHCRAAGRKLRVLWLDAHADFNTAALTPTGNVHGMPVACLCGHGPEALTHIGGHVPALSPADIRQIGIRSVDEGEKRFVHEAGIEVFDMRYIDEMGMRHTMEQALLDLDEHTHLHVSLDVDFLDPDIAPGVGTTVRGGPNYREAQLCMEMIADTGRLASLDVVELNPALDVRNQTAQLAVDLIESLFGKSTLMRR, from the coding sequence ATGATCCATCCCGACATCCAGGGCGTCACCCTGATCGGCGTGCCCACCGACGTGGGGGCCGGCAGCATCGGCGCCCGCATGGGCCCCAGTGCCCTGCGCGTGGCCGGCATCGCCCAGGCCATCCGAAATTTCGGACTCGATGTACGGGATTCCGGAGATCTGCACGGCCCCGACAACCCGTGGGAGCCCGCCGTGGACGGCTTCCGGCACCTGCCGGAGGTGGTGCGCTGGAACGAGCTCTTGCACGATGCGGTGTTTGCCGAGTTGGACAGCGGCCGCCTGCCCATCGTGCTGGGCGGCGACCATTGCCTCGGCATCGGCTCGATCAGCGCCGTGGCCCGCCACTGCCGCGCCGCCGGCCGCAAGCTGCGCGTGCTGTGGCTGGACGCGCATGCCGACTTCAACACGGCGGCCCTCACCCCCACCGGCAACGTCCACGGCATGCCGGTGGCGTGCCTGTGCGGCCATGGCCCGGAAGCACTGACCCACATCGGTGGCCATGTGCCGGCCCTGTCGCCCGCCGACATCCGCCAGATCGGCATCCGCAGCGTCGATGAAGGCGAAAAGCGCTTCGTGCACGAGGCGGGCATCGAGGTGTTCGACATGCGCTACATCGACGAGATGGGCATGCGCCACACGATGGAACAGGCGCTGCTTGATCTGGATGAACACACCCATCTGCACGTGAGTCTGGATGTCGACTTTCTCGACCCCGACATCGCCCCCGGCGTGGGCACCACGGTGCGCGGCGGCCCCAACTACCGCGAAGCGCAACTGTGCATGGAGATGATTGCCGACACGGGCCGGCTGGCGTCGCTGGACGTGGTCGAACTCAACCCGGCGCTGGACGTGCGCAACCAGACTGCCCAGCTCGCCGTCGACCTGATCGAGAGCCTGTTCGGCAAGAGCACGCTGATGCGCCGCTGA
- a CDS encoding ornithine cyclodeaminase, giving the protein MSHPTLLATRFLSARDAVELVRRDGLAPTLSGIARCIEDDFRRWPAFDKAARVASHSRDGVIELMPIADGQRYSFKYVNGHPRNTRLGLPTVMAFGVLADVATGAPTLVSELTLTTALRTAATSVVAARRLVRPDSRVMALIGNGAQSEFQALAFHHLLGIDTLRLYDVDPQATAKLVRNLAGTALRVVVCQNTADAVRGADIVTTLTADKTNATILHADMLAPGQHINAVGGDCPGKTELAASVLRAGRVFVEYEPQTRIEGDLQQMPPDFAVTELWQVLTGEAAGRQHPDEITVFDSVGFALEDFSALRHLQEAAQRHGLGQPLDLIPTPKDPKNLFGTLAADGPGACCVTVAPQPETQHAA; this is encoded by the coding sequence ATGAGCCACCCCACCCTTCTTGCAACCCGCTTTTTGAGCGCACGCGACGCCGTCGAGCTGGTGCGCCGCGACGGCCTGGCCCCGACCCTCTCGGGCATCGCCCGCTGCATCGAAGACGACTTCCGCCGCTGGCCGGCCTTCGACAAGGCGGCCCGCGTGGCCAGCCATTCGCGCGACGGCGTGATCGAGCTGATGCCCATTGCCGACGGGCAGCGCTACAGCTTCAAGTACGTCAACGGCCACCCGCGCAACACCCGCCTGGGCTTGCCCACGGTGATGGCGTTCGGCGTGCTGGCCGATGTGGCCACCGGGGCCCCGACCCTGGTCAGTGAGCTGACGCTGACCACTGCCCTGCGCACGGCCGCCACATCCGTGGTGGCGGCCCGGCGGCTGGTCCGGCCCGACAGCCGCGTGATGGCCCTCATCGGCAATGGCGCGCAAAGCGAGTTCCAGGCCCTGGCCTTCCACCACCTGCTGGGCATCGACACGCTGCGCCTGTACGACGTGGACCCGCAGGCCACCGCCAAGCTGGTGCGCAATCTGGCCGGCACGGCGCTTCGGGTGGTGGTGTGTCAGAACACGGCCGACGCGGTGCGCGGCGCCGACATCGTGACCACGCTGACGGCGGACAAGACGAACGCCACCATCCTGCATGCCGACATGCTGGCACCGGGCCAGCACATCAATGCGGTGGGCGGCGACTGCCCTGGCAAGACGGAGCTGGCGGCCAGCGTGTTGCGGGCCGGGCGCGTGTTCGTGGAATACGAGCCGCAGACGCGCATCGAGGGCGACCTGCAGCAGATGCCGCCGGACTTCGCGGTGACCGAGTTGTGGCAGGTGCTCACCGGCGAGGCGGCCGGCCGCCAGCACCCCGATGAGATCACGGTGTTTGACTCGGTGGGCTTTGCGCTGGAAGATTTCTCGGCGCTGCGCCATCTTCAGGAGGCCGCACAGCGCCACGGCCTCGGACAGCCGCTGGACCTGATCCCCACGCCGAAAGATCCGAAGAACCTCTTCGGGACGCTGGCTGCAGACGGGCCCGGCGCTTGCTGCGTGACCGTGGCCCCTCAACCCGAGACGCAACACGCAGCATGA
- a CDS encoding Lrp/AsnC family transcriptional regulator → MDTLDQQILSLLRQDARMNVATVASKLGVSRGTVTNRIRKLEDSGVIVGYTVRLRPDTEPNEIRAWMSIAVEGNDVRSVIGKLLGEPGVASLHDTNGRWDLLAELRAENLAGLSKVLERIRLIRGISSTETSIHLETYRLG, encoded by the coding sequence ATGGACACCCTCGACCAGCAGATCCTCTCCCTGCTCCGGCAGGACGCCCGCATGAATGTGGCCACGGTGGCCAGCAAGCTCGGCGTCTCGCGCGGCACCGTCACCAACCGCATCCGCAAGCTCGAGGACAGCGGCGTGATCGTGGGCTACACCGTGCGGCTGCGCCCCGACACCGAACCGAACGAAATCCGCGCGTGGATGAGCATTGCCGTGGAGGGCAACGACGTGCGCTCGGTGATCGGCAAGCTGCTGGGGGAGCCCGGTGTGGCGTCGTTGCACGACACCAATGGCCGCTGGGACCTGCTGGCCGAACTGCGGGCCGAGAATCTGGCCGGGCTGTCGAAGGTGCTGGAGCGCATTCGCCTGATCCGCGGCATCAGCAGCACCGAAACCAGCATCCACCTCGAAACCTACCGCCTCGGCTGA
- a CDS encoding hemerythrin domain-containing protein: MPATVVAPEQSTTPRGRPVQPFDVLDACHQQMVTALQRLQDLVAHLEETKGVDGKAQEMARAIFHFFMDTARQHHIDEEKHIFPAMLRSGDDDLIRHTLRLQQDHGWIEEDWLELAPQIESIAAGYNWYNLEQLSLAVPVFVQLYQDHLALEESLIYPEARSRIAEWDLNGMGREMAQRRRARI, translated from the coding sequence ATGCCCGCCACCGTCGTCGCCCCGGAACAAAGCACCACACCCAGAGGCCGTCCTGTTCAGCCGTTCGACGTGCTCGACGCCTGTCACCAGCAGATGGTCACGGCCCTGCAGCGTCTGCAGGACCTGGTGGCCCACCTCGAAGAGACCAAGGGGGTGGACGGCAAGGCGCAGGAGATGGCGCGTGCCATCTTCCACTTCTTCATGGACACGGCGCGCCAGCACCACATCGACGAGGAAAAACACATCTTTCCCGCGATGCTGCGCAGCGGTGACGATGACCTGATCCGCCACACGCTGCGCCTGCAGCAGGACCACGGCTGGATCGAAGAGGACTGGCTGGAGCTGGCCCCGCAGATCGAATCGATCGCAGCCGGCTACAACTGGTACAACCTCGAGCAACTGAGCCTGGCCGTGCCCGTGTTCGTGCAGCTCTACCAGGACCACCTGGCGCTGGAAGAGTCGCTGATCTACCCGGAAGCCAGAAGCCGCATTGCCGAGTGGGACCTCAATGGCATGGGCCGCGAAATGGCCCAGCGCCGCCGCGCCAGGATCTGA